The Amblyomma americanum isolate KBUSLIRL-KWMA chromosome 6, ASM5285725v1, whole genome shotgun sequence genome has a window encoding:
- the LOC144093905 gene encoding uncharacterized protein LOC144093905, translated as MSRTPKAAAGPNQLREVLRQQLLTTFAANKREPAMGEGTQAVEDSSPAASGEPSKKQPLSVVSATSCGCHKYDDMHVHVTVLCPCSRPTTTDRATQTDMARTDEQQRSTPRGAGISVDHLQTSNERVFSQTCSHELGASVPNGTPVTLSLQGTPNSADISGKRGTQHTKFSTALTPRGSRPPTGGAAFARRWPACGTRCSRRSGTRLAPWLPLPEPPYSRASFPPCQPRRLRHRPQRSRSPRCFGHMPVAIPMPS; from the exons ATGAGCCGGACTCCGAAAGCCGCTGCCGGCCCCAACCAGCTGAGGGAGGTGCTGAGGCAGCAGTTGCTGACCACGTTTGCGGCCAACAAGAGGGAACCAGCAATGGGAGAGGGAACCcaggccgtggaggattcctctCCCGCGGCGTCCGGAGAGCCGTCGAAAAAGCAGCCTCTGTCAGTAGTGTCCGCCACTAGCTGCGGCTGCCACAAGTACGATGACATGCACGTGCACGTCACTGTGCTGTGTCCGTGCTCTCGGCCGACCACTACCGACAGAGCGACGCAG ACTGACATGGCGCGCACAGACGAACAGCAGAGGAGCACACCGCGAGGAGCTGGGATCAGCGTCGACCACCTCCAGACGTCAAACGAAAGGGTGTTTTCCCAGACATGTTCACACGAGCTTGGAGCCAGCGTTCCTAACGGAACTCCCGTCACTCTCAGCCTCCAAGGGACTCCGAACAGCGCAGACATTTCTG GGAAGAGGGGTACCCAGCACACCAAGTTTTCAACGGCGCTGACACCTCGCGGATCTCGCCCGCCGACAGGAGGCGCAGCGTTCGCGAGGCGCTGGCCCGCGTGCGGGACACGCTGTTCGAGGCGCTCCGGGACACGCCTCGCGCCATGGCTGCCACTTCCCGAGCCGCCATATTCGAGAGCGTCTTTCCCGCCATGCCAACCTCGCCGACTCCGTCACCGCCCACAGCGCAGCCGCTCTCCTCGCTGCTTCGG GCACATGCCGGTGGCGATTCCCATGCCATCGTGA